Part of the Vitis vinifera cultivar Pinot Noir 40024 chromosome 13, ASM3070453v1 genome is shown below.
GTTACATTCCTACTATAGGCAATACTATCTAAGGGAACCCTCTTTCAAATTACACTCATCCACCCATCCATCCGACTAGAATTTGGTTTGAGGCCATTTCTAATCAAAATAACGGTTGGAAGGATTAttcctctcattctcttctAATTGCTTTCCATAAACCTATACCAAAAGCTTCACTCATCTCTAGAGTGGCCCCTTCCAACTCTCCATATTTGCTTTGAATTATCACCCTCCACAGGCAGTTATTCTGAAGGGCATATCTCCACAACTGTTTAAATGTTTTACTGGCTGAAACTAAATTTGAAGTTCTCATAACttattcacaattttttataagacaactttttcattataattttccCTGTTAATCCTTGACATCCAAAATGATTTCCATAGTTGTAACCAAATCCCAAGTTAGACCTATTGTCAAACATAAGCATTTCCCCCCACTATGTTACTTGAGATAGGTCAAGTTTTTAGAAAGAAATAGTGAAAAATGGTGGTCATCAAGTTAATCTAGGGAAAAGGGGGGAATCCAAAAGCCCAAGGTTGTTTGACAAGAATAACATTGACTTTGGAAAAGAAAGGCATGTTAGGGAACACATATTTTGTTGATTCATAATTACTCAGAATATTCAGGGAATCTgatggaaattaaaaaattactacTATTCATGtcgaattaaaaaattataatcaataaaaCCAGGTTGCCAACCCTAAAACAAAATTTCACATGAGCACCAAGTATTTTTGCATAAATCCAGAGAATATTTGACAGACTGAAGGATAAAAAGCAAGAGCATGTTGAAAAATGTAAATGAAAagaatatttatcaaaaaaaaaaaagtgaatgaaaagAAAGCAGAAAGAGCATCAAAACTCAAATCTAAAGAACATACAAAAAAACCCAAAGAGTTCACCTGTATTATACCCTTCACACGCCAAACCTTGTGCTTTAAAACCACTATCTGTGGATCATCAGGATGCAACATGCGCAACTCCTCTCTCACAGATTCAAAATTTGCATTGTGCTCAGAAGATAACTGAACGGCTTTTACCTCACTGAAGGCTTTCTCCAATCTTCCTAACACCACTCGAGAGTCTCCTGCATTTGCAATGTAAAGCAGTCCACTACATATTATACCAACTAAACAACATGAACCCGCAGAAGCAATTTGTGGCTTACTTAGCCACTGCTTCTTTACAAGAGAGAGGAATTCGTCCTCTGTCGCCAAAAATGCTTTGGTGATAACATCTTCTGACATTCCCTGATTCTCTGATGTGAATTCTGCACCATGAATAGCTGTCAAGTCAGTAAACATATGCATTAGCCATCTTCTCTAAGAAAAGACTATAATTAAAAatggtgagaaagagagagcGAGTTCTCAGTTCATGTATGATGTATAATTGAGTTTGACTGCTATTCAGGTTTtcacatggttttaaaaaccggaccggaccggccggtccgacTGCCGGATGGTCACGATTCTGGTTCAGTCCGACAAATTGGACCGAAAAGTGATCGAACTGGAATCGGACCGGATGAACCAGCGGTCCAACAGGCAAATCGGACAAATCAGCCGGTTCCCTCCGAACCGTCCggttcaacttttttttttttttttcctcctagCATCTGCGCAGCTGTTCCCATTGTCGCCGGCCACTGGAGCATTGTCCTGCTGGAAGCACCCCTCCCAAAATGCTGCAAAGCCCCGCCATCGGCCACTCAACACCCCACCCCCTTGCCGCACGCCCCCAAGCCCAGCAACTGCAAAATTCCCCCACAACACTCCTCCCTAAAACGCTGCAAAGCCCTGTCACCGGCCACTCAACCCCCCCACCCCCCGCCGCGCACCCCAAGCCCAATTGCAAAATTCCCCCATCCTCcctcctctcctctcctctcctctcccaAAATCCCCCTGCGCCTTGCCTTCCTAGTTCCCACTGccttctatttttgttttttaaaatttaatttttattttttatatttaatatcttaatatttaatttcttaattttttgttgattgtaATTGTAATGATAtgtttactatttaaatttttcatttttattttattttatttattgcacatagaaattttaatttattgaaattattgggTTAATTGACATCCACAGGTAAAAAACTTTGTGAAAAAACTTAACAAACAAagtaaatattatcaaaatttagatataatctattattttttaaattttaataacatgtaaaaatatatatttatgacgtcaccggttcgacTGCGGTTCGACCGTcagtccgaccagtgaaccgtgaaccaataacttttccggttcaatgacTGGTCcaattctgaaaacattgggtTTTCATGTACatgtttcatttcttttctataaaATACCATTCATGAAGACTAATATCCAATAGGAACTTactttatcaataaaatttataaaaattatattttctttgctTTACTCCTTACAGCTAAGAGTTAAAGTTTACAACTCATGACCAGGGTGGCAGGTTACGTCTAGCAAACAGATCTAAGCTTTCAAGCCCTTTAAAGCTTGAATGCAATCATTGAAATgaaattctttcattttcttgaagTCTTAGAAGGTCCACAACCCCTGTAATTGAATTTTTCaggaatagaaaacaaaattttccagCATATTCCCTAGTCCAAATTATTTCTAGGAGCAACTAATCCTGGTTCCTAAATCTTGAATAACAGATAGACCTGTTGCATTCTGAATATACCATCACTTATTAAAAGCAGATTTTGTAAAGCTCCCATTGACTCAAGAACGTCGGTTTTGACCTCTTTTAAGTTTGATTATTGAATCTCAATCGTGAAACTTACTTCTACCATCCAATTAAAATGCCTTCATTCATGATACCTCAGAAAGATTTTTCCCTGCTTTGActtttcaatttcttctttttggataaaaaaaaatatatatctatcGGGGTTAACAGACTGATAGAACTAGAATGTGATTGGGGTCTGGTCTTTGTTGGTGTATACTTTTTGCTTAcccacttcattttttttcttttgagttGTTCCCCTGCCCGAGCGAAATGCAAATAATAAACTACTGTACCAGTTGACCAAATTGGTGTGATGCGAACTAGTCAAATAATCATCATGCCAGCATTGAAAAAGAGTGCATGAAAATGAAACTTAATGGAGGAAAAACAAATACTTTACATAGCCAATGGAGGAAGAACATACTCTTAAGATTGTCAAATAGTCTACTGTTGACAAACCGGGAAGCTTCAGGACCTCCATGGCCATCATAAATTCCAACAAATGTTCCTTGTGGACCTGAATCAAGTGAGCTCAGCGGCCCCGAATCAAGTCTGCTATGATCTTCCAATACATTATTAGCTTGAATTACTGCCATAGAAAAGTCCCCATTAACATGGCGCCCTGAATCTTTATACCACAATAAACCATCAACCCGGCCTGCAACATCCCCTCTACCAGAATTTTCACCTTCTATGGAAGGCCTCCAACATGGTGCCACAATCCTCATCAGTGAATTAGATACCATAACTCACATATTCTCACCCAAATGACCCAGCAATTGATCTATTGAAATCAGTCTcaaaaacaatatcaaatcCTAATTCCAATTCTATACTCTTTTCAACTCCAAAACCCACATcacaatttccaaaaattaGATACACATTGATTGATGCAGACACCATTAATCTGTATATGCATTGAAACatcaaattatcaaattaaccaAACGGGTATGTGcaaaaacttcataaaatatCTCAGAAACAAAGTCTACACAAAATCCCAGAAATGTTTCTCACATACCTTGAATCTTTATGCTGAGATTTTGATAACCGTTTTGTCTAAGATCTATCAATAGCTGAAAACCCCCATCACTGGAAGGATTGAATTGAGATTTGTGAGAAAGCTGAGGAAGGGTAGATCTGGAGACAGCAGAGAGATAAAAGACAGGGGTTGTGGAGTTGTTAttggtcttttctttcttctaaagaAAGGGCATATACAACAAATCCCTCATTTTGAATTGAGTTCCATGACTCTCTCGCTTTGGGGCTTTTGCCTTTTGGTTTTGGGGttgggttttcaattttttgtttttctattttattgcATGGGTTTTGACTTTGACCCCTAACAAACCACCATTTCAGGCAATTATTCCTCCCCTTTCCCATCTCTTTATATGGTAATacccaacaaaaaataaaagaataataaaacaaaaataaatttgtgtgtgaaaataagctttttttttttatggaaattttaatttttttaaaatgatttcatCTTAAATTATGAGCATGGGtccttaatatttaattaaaaagattaaataatctcaaaattataaatgtaatatttcccgtctttttatttgaaaagtaacttttttttttgcataaatatcttttatcattttaaatatttatatgtaagttttcaaatataatgttattttacaataataaggatatttttcaaattgagacaaaaaaagataaaggattaaatttaaaattttaggtttttatttacccttttaatcaaataaccttttTAAACAAAactaatttatgttttttaaaaataatctaacttaaaagatatgttttataaattttctacaaaaaataatttttttgataacttatttttaaaatattttgtttttaaaaacaaggtTTTATAggtttgtaattattttttataaaatatttaagcaataattgaaaacatgaaaaatattttaaaaacttctatATTGCACTTAATTATACAATACATTCatggaaatgtttttaatatttgaattttttaccaaatatgaggaaagaaaaagaaaaatctattattttctttgtcgttttctttttattttaaaattttgaaaaaaaaatgcataaaaactattctaaaaatatttattaagagTTGATAAAgattaatactaaaaaatgtAGTCTTAGTAAGTGGCATATGTTTTGGATTTAATTTGTCCATGGTTCATAAAATTTATTGCTTatcataagaaattaaaattattttaaaaaaattataataatttttttataaataatggacaaaatgaaaaataaattattgttaaataatCCAACccattttcacaattatttttttttgaaaagctaaaaaatatttttaaaatttaataaaagattattaaaaaaaatatcttaaaaataatttaatatcaaatCCAATAAAATATTACTTCATAGAATTcgaattttttcatttttaataacattaaaattttattttattaaaatttattgctTAAAACAAAAAGACGAAATTTTATGTAAGGTCTAGTTGTCTAGACCGGCCCTTACGTAAAATCCGAAGAACACATGGGTATATCAACAAATACAGCGAAACAGAAGGACCCACATGCAAATAAATTCCATTTTATTACCAGTCTCAGCATTCGGCAACTAGCCTCCAACAAAACGATGTCGTTTTGTCTACACTCCGCTCCAAACAACTCCCGAATCAGTTGGATCCAAAACCGGAGACGCCTCGCTTTGAAAAACTCCCGTTTCGCGTCGGAAGCGATTCGTGCCATCACTGGCAACTCAACCATGGCAAACTCAGTACGAGTCGCGGCCGTTCAGATGACTTCAGTCAACGATCTCGCCGCGAACTTCGCCACCTGTTCCCGCCTTGTCAAAGTATCGTTTCGATTTTCGATTATTTTGTTGTGTTTTTCTGTGgttgttatttttttccttatgctTGCGTTTGGTTCTTGAGAAACCGCAGTAAAATAAGAGGGAGTTTTGGGAATCTTGAAACGGATAATTCAAAAAGTCTTTATTTCTTTGCCACGGCTTCTCTGCTACTGGACAGGCCGTCGCAGAATATCCATTTATGTTAAATGTTTTCACGTTCGTTTCGTTTCGTTCTGTTTCTCAGCAATCAAACACGCCGTCACAGAAAATCCATATATGTTGATCGTTGATTCTTGAtcactttcatttatttttctacgGTTTCTCAGCAACGAAACGGATTGTCACAGAAAAATCCgtatatgttttgtttttttcctttaataaatCACTTTTTCGTTTTCATCCAACGGTTTCTCAGAAACAAATCAGGCGATCACATAAAATCcatatttgttaaattttattgcattttatgttcttattgCAAAACATAATCGGTTGGTAGGGCTACGATACCATTCTAACCGCTGGAACCTAGCTTGAGATCAGTTCAATTGGAAGCTTGAGATATAGGAATCGAGATATCTTCGCTATGGAGATTGTTAAACACTTAAGACTTTTGAACTAAGCTCACACTTCCCACTTCTCAAGCTCATAAACATCCTAAGACTTCTAAAAAATTGAGTTAATTCAGTTCAGTTATATGATTGTTTGAGTTCGTTCATCTTGGAAAAAGAGCTCAGCTCATTCCCAATCTTGGagctttttaatgttttaagcCAAACTTGAACAACCTACACTTTGGCTTGATTACAGCTGTGTGGATTGTCTTTTTAGTACTTTTCTTATATCAGTTTTGACTTAGTTTTCTAGACTACCCAAATAAATCTAtggaattttttagtaattagcATTCATATATGGAGGGTATTGTTTATTTTCCCATGATTAGTGTTGCACATAATAAATGtgcaaaataaataactatGAATTTCCCCATGTTTTGTTGGGCACGTTAGTTTATTGCTTTAACTTGAGCTATTTATGTAATCAACCTTTGGGATTTGCAGTAGTTTTGAGTAAGATACTTGTcaggttttgatttatttattataccTCTTTGAAGTTCCATGTCTAATTTTTAGAATTGATATTTGCAAAGGAAGCAGTATCTGCAGGGGCAAAGTTCATCTGTTTTCCTGAAAATTTCTCGTTTGTGGCTACCAAGGATGGGGAGAGTCTTACTATTGCTGAGCCTTTAGATGGCCCAATCATGCAAGGATACCGTTCTCTTGCAAGGTCAGACTACTATAAACTGAAATTTTAGAAAGCACGCTTATGTTTATTTATACATGTGTTCCATACATACCCAACCAAATTTAATATGGTTGAGTATTACTTTTTTGGTCTTTGCTACCAGGAAATGTTGTTCTTTCACtgtctctttcattttctttgtgaTTTATGACTTTTGCAGAATTACTTATTTGTTCATTCCTCTGAGCCATGAAGTTTCTTAAATTGCAGAGAATCCAAAATTTGGTTGTCACTTGgaggcttccaagaaaaaggaCAGGATGATGCACACCTGTGCAATACACATGTTTTAATTGATGATACTGGCAACATTAGAAGCAAATATCGAAAAATACACTTGTAAGATGTCTGATTTTGTTTCAGTtgcattttatctttttattttatcactATTACtgatctctttctctctctagctcACGCCTTGCATGCACACATTATTGATAAGTAGAATGATATATCAAATGGATTGAATTACATGCAAACCATTATAGTTGTACATGAAATATGTGGTCTTCTATCGCAACAAGTCTATCTATCATAGACCATGATGCAGCACACGATCatcattagtttttattttaagttcatcattagtttcttattttaaatttatttgctttaCTATTTTGTATAAGAGATTACCTAGTTTTCGTAGTTTCCATTTATTTCTAGTTtcttatttcagttatttcctttatttttgcattacaaacattatttaaagACTTATTGTAATTGTTGGAATCAGttcaatataatttattagAATTATTCCCTAATTTTCTGATCCTATTGTGATCTTTGTGTTTATTCCCGAGtgtttttctgttttgtttTGAAACAAACCTTCCACTGCACTAGACCACTTCTTGTCTTCTTCCTTTTGAAGTTTACCTGATATTTCTAATGAACATAAAATCAATTCACCATCATGTATGCTAGGAAAAAATACTGAGTAGCGGAAAATAACTGGATGGAGATAAAAATGGATGGATAGGATTAGAGGAGGTAACAGTGGTTGATTGTGGTATTTTAGATAGAAGTAGCAGAGGCAGTTATGGATGATGGTGGATCCACTAGTGTTTAGTTTTGCTAAAGATGATGGTACAGGTTAGAATTTCAATGTGGATAACGCTGATGGTCAATGAGGGTAGTGTACCTGATACCGGTTTTGCTAATAGTATGGAGTCTGGTTGTTGATTTGACTCCAGCAAAGATGCCCACAGTGATGGTGCTGGAAACCTATTACAGGAGGCAGAAAGCAGGTTTGAGGTCCCAATGACCTCACAGATTGTTTGAGAAAGGAATAAAGCATGGTTTCAGAAGGGGAAAGAAATTCtaagtttcctttttctcctcttgtaaaattaaaatacactGGGGTAATTTGTCACCATAATGCAGGACTGCAGTAACATCCTTGTTAAGGTGGGGAGGTTAGATTTTCCACACATAAACGCTTTATTCActgattgaaataaaaaataaaactcataTTAGGTCGAGAGGTGCGGTTTTCCATGTACAGACATCATTCACTGATTGAAACCCTCATTTGAGGCTTATCCTTCTTGTCTTCGGTTTTAAAGAGAAAGAGAATGCCTGCAGTTGGCAGTTTCAAACTTAGAATCACAAAGCAAGAGTGGAAGAGAGGTGCTCGTGGGAATGGAAGTGAGGAAGCACATGCACTTGATGCTTAAAACATTGATTATAGAAGAGTCATATGTTTGTGTAAGGGTGCCAACACACATTAGACACATGCACATATGTCAATTATCAGAACATTGTGAACAAGCTGAGGCATCCTAACAGACCAGTAGAGTTGATCCCCTATTTGCTTCTTTTTGATAAATAACCTTGATATGGCATCTTTACATGCAGATCACTATACTGGTATTTATCAATGTAACTGAGAATGATTGAGTTATATGCATTATTTGGATCCATTAGTAGGTTAATCTGATGGTATTTCTTTTCATTCCTGAGAGCCCT
Proteins encoded:
- the LOC100262161 gene encoding probable protein phosphatase 2C 38 isoform X2 → MVSNSLMRIVAPCWRPSIEGENSGRGDVAGRVDGLLWYKDSGRHVNGDFSMAVIQANNVLEDHSRLDSGPLSSLDSGPQGTFVGIYDGHGGPEASRFVNSRLFDNLKTIHGAEFTSENQGMSEDVITKAFLATEDEFLSLVKKQWLSKPQIASAGSCCLVGIICSGLLYIANAGDSRVVLGRLEKAFSEVKAVQLSSEHNANFESVREELRMLHPDDPQIVVLKHKVWRVKGIIQVSRSIGDAYLKNAEFNREPLLPKFRLDEPFHKPILKAEPSVLVQRLHPEDQFLIFASDGLWENLSNQEAVDIVNNSPRNGIARKLVKAALQEAAKKREMRYSDLKKIERGVRRHFHDDITVVVLFLDYSLISRNSNRGPSLSIIAGGGVFANGST
- the LOC100262161 gene encoding probable protein phosphatase 2C 38 isoform X1 translates to MVSNSLMRIVAPCWRPSIEGENSGRGDVAGRVDGLLWYKDSGRHVNGDFSMAVIQANNVLEDHSRLDSGPLSSLDSGPQGTFVGIYDGHGGPEASRFVNSRLFDNLKKFTSENQGMSEDVITKAFLATEDEFLSLVKKQWLSKPQIASAGSCCLVGIICSGLLYIANAGDSRVVLGRLEKAFSEVKAVQLSSEHNANFESVREELRMLHPDDPQIVVLKHKVWRVKGIIQVSRSIGDAYLKNAEFNREPLLPKFRLDEPFHKPILKAEPSVLVQRLHPEDQFLIFASDGLWENLSNQEAVDIVNNSPRNGIARKLVKAALQEAAKKREMRYSDLKKIERGVRRHFHDDITVVVLFLDYSLISRNSNRGPSLSIIAGGGVFANGST